The DNA region TTTGGCGTCTATGAAGATCAACAATTGCTGAAGCACTGGCGAATTTCAACATCCTCGCGTCGAACTCCGGACGAATGGGGACTCATGATGGAGTCACTCCTTGTTCGGGTGGGTATAGAGCGAAAGACACTGAAACGAGTTGTGTTATCCTGTGTGGTACCACCGGTGGGGAGTGCTCTGGAACATCTTTTTCGCTTTGACTGGATGCTGCCATATCTTGTAGTGGGACCGGGGGTAAGAACGGGACTTGCAGTTCGGGCTGAGGCAAAAGAGGTGGGAGCAGATCGCATTGTCAATGCGGTAGCGGCTTCGTCTCTTTATGGGGGAGATTTAATTATCGTTGACTTTGGAACGGCAACTACCTTTTGTGCGGTGACTCGCCGGAAGGAATATTTAGGAGGAGCTATTGCTCCGGGTATTGGAATTGCTTTGGAAGCGCTCTATGAGAAAACAGCGAAACTCCCTCGAATCGACGTAGAAGTTTCAGAGCGATGCATCGGCAGAACCACGGTGGAAGCCATGCATGCTGGGGTCTTTTTCGGATACATTGGTTTGGGAAGAGAGATTGTGCAGAGGATGAAGGAGGAATTTTCACAGGAGGCTCGGGTAATTGGGACGGGAGGATGGGGCGTTTTCTTGCAGAAATACTGTGATTTCATCGATATTTTTAATCCGGTTTTGACTCTGGAGGGCTTACGGATCATCCATGAGCTCAACGAATCAGAACCATAATCGAGAGGAAGTTGCGGTCATTGGTAGTAATGCTAAAGCCAATGGCCAATTAGAGACACCGGGTCTCCTCATTGTAGAGGGGGAATTTGTTGGTTCGATTCGTTGTCTTCAGCTTCTGGTGACCAAGGGCGGTAGAGTGACTGGTTCGGTTGAAGTGCAGGACCTGGAAGTATGGGGGAATGTGAGCGGGTTTTTGAAGGTTCAGCGAATGGTTTGTCGAAGAGCATCCCGGATTGGGGGTTGTGTGCTGGTAAAAAGTATTTCTTTTGAACCGGGGGTGTTCATGGAAGGTTTCCTGACCTTTCAAAGAATCGAGGATGAGCATGATGGGCGAAAAGAGAGTGGTGAGCATCAGTCTGGGTTCCTCCCGAAGGAATCACAGGGCGCAGGTTGAACTTTTAGGATATCGGATTTCGATTGAAAGAATTGGCGTTGATGGTGATAAAGAGAAGTTTAAAAAACTCCTTGCTGAACTAGACGGTCAGGTTGACGTCTTAGGACTGGGCGGAGCGGATCTTTATCTCCGGGCGGGTCACTACCGATATGAAGTGGTTGATGTGGCAAGACTCGTTGCAGGACTTAAGAAAACCCCCATCGTAGATGGTGGGGAACTGAAGATTGTTTGGGAACGGGAAATTCCTCGCTACTTGAAGGAAAGAGAAAACTTGAGTATGGCCGGAAAAACTGCCCTCGTCATGAGCGGAATGGACCGGTATGGATTAGCTGAGGGGCTCAAAGAGGTGGGCTGTAACCTCCTTATCGGCGATATGCCCTTTGCTCTGGGGATTCCTATAGCGCTCCGGTGTCTGTGGACTTTGCGATTGCTTTCGGTGGTCATGATGCCAGTTTTGCGTCGTCTTCCCATTGACATTCTTTACCCCACTGGGAAAGAGCAGGAAAAAAACCAGCCTCGTTTTCCCCGTTATTTTGAAAAGTCTGACATCGTCGCCGGAGATTTTCTGTATATTTTCCGTTTTGCTCCGGAAAATCTCCGTGGAAAAATGATTATCGCCAACACGGTAACGGCTCAGGATGTTGAAGAGATGCATCGTAGAGGGGTTCACGTTCTTGTTACCACCACTCCAGAGATGAATGGACGCTCCTTTGGGACAAACGTTTTACAGGCGATTTTCGTAGCCATACTGGAGAAAGATCCACGCACAATCCATCCTGAGGAGTATCTCGCGTTGATGCGTCAGCTTGGCATTAGGCCGAGAGTCTTGAGATTGAGGGAGGCGTAATATGGAGGACAAGGAAAAAATTGTTGAGGAAACCATCGAAAAGTACATGAAATACGTGAACCCTGGCTTTGCACGTCTCTGTAAGTTTGCCAATCTTGCCACTGTAGAATGGGAAGGAAAAGGAGCCAGAGTTTTTGACGTCTTTGGCCGAGCCTATATTGATTGTATTGGTGGATTTGGTGTGTTTAATATCGGTCGTAACCATCCCCGTGTGGTGGAAAAAGCCATTGAACAACTCCAAAGGCTTCCTCTTTCTACCCGTACTCTTTTTAATAAACAACAAGCGGATCTTGCGGAAATGCTGGCCCGGATTACACCTGGCAATCTCCAGTATTCATTTTTCTGTAACAGCGGTGCTGAAGCCGTAGAAGGAGCGTTAAAGCTGGCGCGACTTTATACTAAGCGGAAGAAATTTGTATCCTGTGTCAACAGTTTCCATGGAAAGACTATGGGAGCGCTGAGCGTGTCGGGAAGAGACGTGTATAAGAAGCCCTTCGAGCCGCTGCTTCCTGAAACTTATCAGGTGCCATTCAATGATCTTGAGGCAATGAGGGCGATAGTTGACCAGGCTACGGCAGCAGTGATTGTGGAGCCCATTCAGGGTGAAGGAGGAATTAATATTGCGGCGCCAAATTATCTCCTGGGCATTCGGGAAATCTGTAATCGTTATGGGGCACTGCTCATCATCGACGAGGTTCAAACGGGGTTGGGACGGACCGGGAAAATGTTTGCCTGTGAACACTATGGAGTGATTCCAGATATTATGACCTTAGCGAAGGGTCTCGGTGGAGGCCTTCTTCCCCTTGGTGCTTTTGTGAGCACTGCGGAAATCTGGAAAGTTTTTGAAGACAATCCCTTGCTCCATAGCTCTACCCTTGGTGGGAATCCTCTGGCCTGTGCGGTGGGGCTGGAGACGCTCAAAATTTTACAAGAAGAGCACATCCCCCGGCAGGCTCAAGATAAGGGCGAATATTTGATACAGAAATTGCGGGAATTCCAGCGGGTCTTTCCTGAACTCATTAAAGAGGTACGGGGTATGGGGCTTCTCATTGGAATGGAATTCTTCGATTCAGATGTTGCTTCGCTTCTGGCTATGGAAATGGCTGAAAAAATGGTCCTTGTCGCATACACCTTGAATAATCCTCGAGTTATCCGTTTTGAGCCTCCCTTAACCATTACCCGTGAAGAAATGGACCAGGTGATTGAAGCTATGGCTGCATCGCTTCAGGGAGTGAAAAAAATTGTGGAGGAATTGAACGCATAGAAAGGAGGGTTTCGAATGGCGAAGGTTTCTGCTTCCCTGATGATTGAAGGAAATGCGGACACTGTATATGAGAAGGCCAAGGATATCGAGCGATTGGCGCAATTTCTGCCAGATCTCGAGGAAGTGAGGATTCTGCGGAAAGAAAGTCAAAGCGTTGATAGTTTCTGGAAAGGTCGCTTTCAGGGACGAGAGGTGAAGTGGACCGAACGTGATTTGTGGGATGATGAAAAAAGGGAATGCCAATTTTTTATTCTTGAGGGTGACTTTAAAACGTATAGGGGAATATGGAGATTTGAGCCAGCGGAGGAGGGGAAAACACGGGTTGAGCTCGAAATTGAATATGATCTTGGATTACCCCTTGTGGGAGCCCTGATCAGTGCGTTTTTGCGAAAAAAGATGGAAGAAAATACTCAGGCTATGCTCTTGGCATTGAAAAAATCGGTGGAAGGGTAAAAAGAAAGGTGGTCTCGATGGATAAATTTGCCTTCATTATCCACGCTATGGATGTGCAAGATATTCGAGAGCACATGCCCTTCTTGCGTTTTTTACCTTCCTCGTGGGTGGAGTTTCTGGCTTCAAGAGTACCCCCTTTTATCCTCTCCCATGTGACCGGGGTGAAATCGGCAGCTACTGGTAAAGAAATTGAAGGATGGTTTGTGGGATTACCTATGACGTCGCGGGTTCTTTTGGAGTATCCTTTTTCTTTTGTGGCTCGGCAAATCCGCAAATGTGGATTGCTGGCTGAGAAAATGGGAGCCGGGATTATTGGACTGGGAGCGTTTACTTCCGTAGCTGGTGACGGAGGGATTACAGTCAAAAATGGTCTACGCATTGCTGTGACCACCGGCAACAGTTACACAGTGGCTACGGCTCTGGAGGCTCTGAAGGTAGCCTGTGGCAAAATGGATGTAAACCTTCTTGACGAGGAAATAGCCATTGTGGGGGCGACAGGTTCAATTGGTAGAGCCTGTGCTTTGGCCCTTGCTGAAGAAGGGAAGAAATTGCGCCTTATTGGTCGGGACCGGGAACGCACCGAGAAAGTAAAGGTCGAAGCAGAGAAACGTGGCGCTCCTGCAGTGAAGGCATTCGTTGATATGCAAGAAGGCATTCGGGGAGCAAGGGCTATCCTGACGGTTGCTTCAGCAGTGAAGAATCTCCTGGAGCCTTCTTGGATTGAACGAGGTGCGGTCATTTGCGATGTAGCCCGTCCCAGA from Atribacterota bacterium includes:
- a CDS encoding type III pantothenate kinase yields the protein MIHILAVDVGNTHTTFGVYEDQQLLKHWRISTSSRRTPDEWGLMMESLLVRVGIERKTLKRVVLSCVVPPVGSALEHLFRFDWMLPYLVVGPGVRTGLAVRAEAKEVGADRIVNAVAASSLYGGDLIIVDFGTATTFCAVTRRKEYLGGAIAPGIGIALEALYEKTAKLPRIDVEVSERCIGRTTVEAMHAGVFFGYIGLGREIVQRMKEEFSQEARVIGTGGWGVFLQKYCDFIDIFNPVLTLEGLRIIHELNESEP
- a CDS encoding polymer-forming cytoskeletal protein; amino-acid sequence: MSSTNQNHNREEVAVIGSNAKANGQLETPGLLIVEGEFVGSIRCLQLLVTKGGRVTGSVEVQDLEVWGNVSGFLKVQRMVCRRASRIGGCVLVKSISFEPGVFMEGFLTFQRIEDEHDGRKESGEHQSGFLPKESQGAG
- a CDS encoding quinate 5-dehydrogenase codes for the protein MMGEKRVVSISLGSSRRNHRAQVELLGYRISIERIGVDGDKEKFKKLLAELDGQVDVLGLGGADLYLRAGHYRYEVVDVARLVAGLKKTPIVDGGELKIVWEREIPRYLKERENLSMAGKTALVMSGMDRYGLAEGLKEVGCNLLIGDMPFALGIPIALRCLWTLRLLSVVMMPVLRRLPIDILYPTGKEQEKNQPRFPRYFEKSDIVAGDFLYIFRFAPENLRGKMIIANTVTAQDVEEMHRRGVHVLVTTTPEMNGRSFGTNVLQAIFVAILEKDPRTIHPEEYLALMRQLGIRPRVLRLREA
- a CDS encoding aminotransferase class III-fold pyridoxal phosphate-dependent enzyme — encoded protein: MEDKEKIVEETIEKYMKYVNPGFARLCKFANLATVEWEGKGARVFDVFGRAYIDCIGGFGVFNIGRNHPRVVEKAIEQLQRLPLSTRTLFNKQQADLAEMLARITPGNLQYSFFCNSGAEAVEGALKLARLYTKRKKFVSCVNSFHGKTMGALSVSGRDVYKKPFEPLLPETYQVPFNDLEAMRAIVDQATAAVIVEPIQGEGGINIAAPNYLLGIREICNRYGALLIIDEVQTGLGRTGKMFACEHYGVIPDIMTLAKGLGGGLLPLGAFVSTAEIWKVFEDNPLLHSSTLGGNPLACAVGLETLKILQEEHIPRQAQDKGEYLIQKLREFQRVFPELIKEVRGMGLLIGMEFFDSDVASLLAMEMAEKMVLVAYTLNNPRVIRFEPPLTITREEMDQVIEAMAASLQGVKKIVEELNA
- a CDS encoding SRPBCC family protein, producing MAKVSASLMIEGNADTVYEKAKDIERLAQFLPDLEEVRILRKESQSVDSFWKGRFQGREVKWTERDLWDDEKRECQFFILEGDFKTYRGIWRFEPAEEGKTRVELEIEYDLGLPLVGALISAFLRKKMEENTQAMLLALKKSVEG
- a CDS encoding shikimate dehydrogenase gives rise to the protein MDKFAFIIHAMDVQDIREHMPFLRFLPSSWVEFLASRVPPFILSHVTGVKSAATGKEIEGWFVGLPMTSRVLLEYPFSFVARQIRKCGLLAEKMGAGIIGLGAFTSVAGDGGITVKNGLRIAVTTGNSYTVATALEALKVACGKMDVNLLDEEIAIVGATGSIGRACALALAEEGKKLRLIGRDRERTEKVKVEAEKRGAPAVKAFVDMQEGIRGARAILTVASAVKNLLEPSWIERGAVICDVARPRNVAEEVARAREDVLVIEGGVVDVPGDPDFGMDFGYPPRKAYACMAETMVLALEGRFEDYTLGKEVEVERVREIQLLAEKHGFRVSGLRSFGRELTEEEIEKVRKKR